In Sulfuracidifex metallicus DSM 6482 = JCM 9184, a single window of DNA contains:
- a CDS encoding dihydrolipoyl dehydrogenase, with amino-acid sequence MTDYDVIVLGAGGAGYTAAFETSRGGMKVLMLDPKFVLGGNCLYEGCIPSKTYWLGASFIEKSKKLPFLNAKVSFEKLVEWKDLVQENRFIQHNQEVKEHENVTFLGKEGVMLDANHVKVEDRTYSTKYVVIATGADPFVPKGFEDGITTHELLMPKTKIRNVPEKFGIVGGGYIGVEISSMFAKFGSKVTLFASHLLNVSQEIQDLLERRLKENGVEIVKERAIGVKKTEDGRKKVITEKGERTFDEVLVATGRRPNVKGVNGVVPLGKKGEVEVTHGMATTTENIFAPGDINGRFMLFHVAVLEGWVTAQNILEGGREVVEMDYHAVPFAVYSDPQVAWTGMWREDAIKAGFEVEVRRFDLSKDSRAQIEGEAEGWIDVIIEKGSQRILGAQIVGQDADMLIGELSLAVGQRMTTYEMARLSQPHPTQLEDITSLMRKAMIVKRG; translated from the coding sequence ATGACCGACTATGATGTAATAGTTCTAGGTGCTGGAGGAGCTGGTTATACAGCAGCCTTTGAAACCTCTAGAGGAGGTATGAAGGTTCTAATGTTGGATCCAAAATTCGTCTTAGGAGGGAACTGCCTCTATGAGGGATGCATACCTTCTAAGACCTACTGGTTAGGTGCATCCTTTATAGAAAAGAGCAAAAAGTTACCTTTCTTGAACGCAAAAGTTTCCTTTGAGAAATTAGTCGAATGGAAAGATTTAGTTCAGGAAAACCGCTTCATTCAACACAATCAAGAGGTGAAAGAGCATGAAAACGTAACTTTCCTCGGAAAGGAGGGAGTCATGCTAGACGCTAACCATGTAAAAGTTGAAGACAGAACATACAGCACTAAGTACGTTGTAATAGCAACCGGAGCAGATCCTTTCGTTCCAAAGGGATTTGAGGATGGAATAACTACACATGAACTCCTTATGCCTAAGACGAAAATAAGGAATGTTCCCGAGAAGTTCGGAATAGTAGGAGGAGGTTACATAGGAGTAGAGATCTCCTCAATGTTTGCTAAGTTTGGGTCGAAAGTCACACTATTTGCATCTCACCTGCTTAACGTATCTCAAGAGATTCAAGACTTGCTAGAAAGGAGACTCAAAGAAAACGGAGTAGAAATAGTGAAGGAAAGAGCTATAGGAGTTAAGAAAACCGAGGACGGAAGGAAGAAGGTTATCACTGAGAAAGGAGAGAGGACTTTCGATGAAGTATTAGTGGCGACTGGAAGAAGACCTAACGTCAAAGGAGTTAACGGCGTAGTTCCATTAGGAAAAAAGGGAGAGGTAGAAGTAACTCATGGAATGGCTACTACTACTGAAAACATCTTCGCTCCAGGAGATATTAACGGCAGATTCATGCTGTTTCATGTTGCGGTTTTAGAGGGATGGGTAACTGCACAAAATATCTTAGAAGGAGGAAGGGAGGTGGTAGAGATGGACTATCATGCTGTTCCTTTTGCAGTGTATAGTGATCCTCAAGTAGCATGGACTGGAATGTGGAGAGAGGATGCCATAAAAGCAGGATTTGAAGTTGAGGTTAGAAGGTTCGATCTAAGCAAAGACTCTAGGGCTCAAATAGAGGGAGAAGCCGAGGGATGGATCGACGTGATAATAGAAAAGGGAAGTCAAAGAATACTTGGGGCACAAATAGTTGGACAAGACGCTGACATGCTAATTGGAGAGCTATCCTTGGCAGTGGGGCAAAGAATGACTACATACGAGATGGCAAGGTTAAGTCAACCTCATCCAACACAGCTAGAAGACATAACTTCGTTAATGAGAAAAGCTATGATTGTAAAGAGAGGATAA
- a CDS encoding APC family permease, producing MSNSISMIEATAVGLGAIIGAGIFVLSGAAISLAGSYSIIAFLFIGFLSVLIAMSLGELTTMFPHEKGSTYSYVFKAFGHELGLLTGIMVYFSFSTSIAAIAEGFGSYLSSTLGDPALTLIFASMLIAVLTGVNLIGIQKAAQADLVLVMIKLSILSLFIAFAIVYASSHFSLSHFQSTQSQSSILPFFSSSIAIFFAYTGFQVITSFADDVKGGPKNAAKAVVLSVLISMIFYVMVALSMIFLVPVKEFNVNADPLSFALAYSHAPAWIHIAVDVGGMIATTSATLAMILASGRTLYQISVDMKLPKFLSKYNEKKDVAPVATLISSTIAFITFFAGNVYVIASISNFGLMFSFIMSNLALLHFRRKGMSGSYRMPMFPFTIAASTLMLISLILGFPREALTINIIIIILVLLVSYILKDMREKEIVRQIKP from the coding sequence ATGTCCAATAGCATTAGCATGATTGAAGCCACAGCAGTAGGCCTTGGTGCTATAATTGGAGCTGGGATATTCGTACTCTCAGGGGCAGCAATATCCCTTGCAGGGTCATATTCCATAATAGCTTTTCTTTTCATTGGCTTTCTCAGCGTTCTAATAGCTATGTCCTTGGGAGAATTGACTACAATGTTTCCACATGAGAAAGGATCAACTTATTCCTACGTTTTCAAGGCTTTCGGCCATGAGTTAGGACTCCTAACTGGCATTATGGTTTACTTTAGCTTCTCAACCTCTATAGCGGCCATAGCTGAGGGGTTCGGGTCTTACCTTTCATCGACCTTAGGGGATCCCGCACTTACTTTAATCTTTGCATCAATGTTGATTGCCGTGTTAACTGGAGTTAATTTGATCGGCATCCAGAAGGCAGCCCAGGCTGATCTAGTATTAGTAATGATAAAATTATCGATACTCTCCCTCTTCATAGCTTTCGCAATTGTTTATGCCTCTTCTCATTTCTCGCTTTCACACTTTCAGTCCACCCAATCTCAAAGTTCTATTCTTCCATTTTTTTCGTCTAGCATAGCAATTTTCTTCGCATATACAGGCTTTCAGGTAATAACTTCATTCGCTGATGATGTAAAAGGAGGACCTAAAAATGCAGCTAAAGCAGTGGTACTTTCTGTTCTTATCAGTATGATCTTTTACGTTATGGTAGCCTTATCCATGATATTCCTAGTCCCAGTTAAGGAATTCAATGTAAACGCTGATCCGCTTTCTTTCGCCCTAGCTTATTCCCATGCACCAGCCTGGATACACATAGCAGTAGACGTAGGAGGTATGATAGCAACCACGTCTGCTACTCTAGCTATGATTCTAGCTTCTGGAAGGACTCTGTATCAGATATCCGTTGATATGAAACTACCCAAGTTCTTATCTAAATATAACGAGAAAAAGGACGTAGCTCCTGTTGCTACCTTAATCTCATCTACGATAGCCTTCATTACCTTTTTTGCGGGCAACGTTTACGTAATAGCTTCAATAAGTAACTTTGGGCTTATGTTCTCTTTTATAATGAGTAACCTAGCCTTACTGCACTTCAGAAGAAAAGGGATGAGTGGAAGTTATAGAATGCCAATGTTTCCTTTTACGATCGCAGCATCTACGCTCATGTTGATCTCGTTGATCCTTGGCTTTCCTAGGGAGGCTTTAACTATAAACATTATAATTATTATTTTAGTCCTATTAGTTTCTTATATTCTGAAGGATATGAGAGAAAAGGAAATTGTACGTCAGATAAAACCGTAG
- a CDS encoding ABC transporter ATP-binding protein encodes MDVPERRFVSITGPSGVGKSTLLRNLGGFVAPSEGEVLLLGKKVVRPTPKISLIHQSIVTFPWMTALENVALSVKSVKKVSQEEAEKIARRMLELVGLRGFEDFYPKEMSGGMRQRIAIARALAVDPVVLLMDEPFSHLDELTAEGLRNEVYNILFNEESSLNSVVMVSHNLKEIVELSDIVYVMNGRPAEIVGEIYIDLPRPRKQDDHRFSEYMDKLFSLLTPIPVKGEKK; translated from the coding sequence ATTGACGTTCCAGAGAGAAGGTTCGTTTCCATAACAGGACCATCTGGAGTTGGAAAGTCTACCCTATTAAGAAATTTAGGAGGATTCGTTGCCCCTTCTGAAGGGGAGGTTCTACTCCTGGGTAAGAAGGTGGTAAGACCTACTCCAAAGATATCGCTAATACATCAATCCATAGTGACTTTCCCTTGGATGACTGCACTTGAGAACGTGGCCCTTTCAGTAAAGAGCGTGAAGAAGGTAAGTCAAGAGGAAGCTGAGAAAATAGCTAGGAGGATGCTTGAATTAGTAGGACTTAGAGGATTCGAGGACTTCTACCCAAAGGAGATGAGCGGAGGTATGAGACAGAGAATAGCCATAGCTAGAGCCCTGGCTGTAGATCCCGTTGTTCTACTTATGGACGAGCCTTTCAGTCATCTAGATGAGCTAACCGCAGAGGGATTGAGAAATGAAGTATACAATATATTATTTAATGAGGAAAGTAGCCTCAACAGTGTCGTAATGGTTTCACATAACTTGAAGGAAATCGTAGAGTTATCAGACATAGTATATGTTATGAACGGTAGGCCTGCAGAGATAGTAGGTGAAATATACATTGATTTACCCAGACCTAGAAAACAGGATGATCATAGATTCTCAGAATACATGGACAAGCTGTTCTCTTTGTTAACTCCAATCCCTGTGAAAGGTGAAAAGAAGTGA
- a CDS encoding ABC transporter permease subunit, with amino-acid sequence MNPYLLATLGTLATTGRVLGLILFSIISGWFLAYATVKSKTFENIYIPLIEVLESVPVFSFFPIVLLFFVLDIGGPLGVELAADFLVFTAVVWNIWMGEYQAFKTVPSEMLEVVENYRMGLFAKLKNVYIPFSMPRIAANLLPSFSDGMFYITVSEVFSVGVHTYQTFGIGAVITQFMNENDLYLVGISLLILGITTTIIVFLLREFSNYAVAKYGLDNNIPISRKGRIHFGGSARIINTLSPAKRLSMYVNRLQYTKPDDDEYDKEEKGKSWIKYVGAIIGIFLLGFIIYGAYGIINSVSGSTWSSLFSQTPSILIGLGYDYVRVGLITGLAFLLSITLGYYLAIHNLADRIFIPIIQAFSAFPAPAYFPFLFGFLYGYVNFLGPFRNEFFIILLGFISTFYYVFFSFWMGVKALPAEYWEVMQNYNMSYWTKMRKIILPGTMPYLVAGISSTVNSAWGGLAIGEYWPDIYNNYSLVATHGIMSIIDKATASGNIALGSWASFLFAIIVVIYALLFTRNLMEIARKKYVAEEGIYAA; translated from the coding sequence ATAAATCCCTACCTTCTAGCTACATTAGGGACTCTTGCAACTACTGGTAGAGTCCTTGGCTTGATTCTCTTCTCCATAATCTCCGGATGGTTTCTGGCTTATGCTACTGTGAAGAGCAAAACGTTTGAGAACATATATATACCCCTAATTGAGGTACTAGAATCTGTCCCAGTTTTCTCCTTCTTTCCGATAGTATTACTCTTCTTCGTGTTGGATATAGGAGGACCTCTGGGGGTGGAATTAGCAGCTGATTTCCTGGTGTTTACTGCAGTAGTATGGAACATTTGGATGGGAGAGTATCAAGCCTTTAAGACTGTTCCTAGCGAGATGCTGGAAGTAGTCGAAAATTATAGAATGGGCTTATTTGCTAAGTTAAAGAACGTTTATATACCTTTCTCAATGCCCAGAATAGCCGCGAACTTGTTACCAAGCTTTTCCGATGGGATGTTTTACATAACGGTCAGCGAGGTATTCTCGGTTGGAGTTCACACATATCAAACCTTTGGTATAGGCGCTGTGATAACTCAGTTCATGAATGAGAACGACCTTTACTTGGTTGGAATTTCCCTCTTAATCCTAGGTATTACCACTACAATTATAGTATTTCTACTTAGGGAGTTCTCAAACTACGCCGTAGCGAAGTATGGGCTTGACAACAACATACCGATATCTAGAAAAGGTAGAATACACTTTGGCGGATCTGCTAGAATAATAAATACACTCTCTCCAGCGAAGAGGCTGTCCATGTACGTTAACAGGTTACAATACACAAAACCAGACGACGATGAATACGACAAGGAGGAAAAGGGTAAGTCATGGATAAAATACGTAGGTGCGATAATAGGAATATTCTTACTTGGATTCATAATTTATGGTGCATATGGCATTATAAATTCTGTAAGCGGATCCACTTGGTCTTCACTGTTCTCACAAACGCCTTCTATATTGATAGGTCTAGGTTATGATTACGTTAGAGTTGGCTTGATAACGGGGTTAGCTTTCCTTTTATCAATAACCTTGGGATATTATTTAGCAATACACAACTTGGCAGATAGAATATTTATACCGATAATACAAGCTTTCAGTGCTTTCCCAGCCCCAGCGTATTTCCCATTTCTCTTCGGCTTCCTTTATGGCTACGTAAATTTCCTAGGTCCCTTCAGGAACGAGTTCTTCATAATACTCCTGGGATTCATTAGCACTTTCTATTATGTATTCTTCAGCTTCTGGATGGGAGTTAAGGCATTGCCTGCAGAATACTGGGAAGTAATGCAGAACTATAACATGAGTTACTGGACTAAGATGAGGAAGATTATACTGCCAGGCACGATGCCATACTTGGTAGCAGGGATATCTTCAACAGTAAACAGTGCATGGGGAGGACTTGCAATAGGTGAGTATTGGCCTGATATTTACAACAATTATAGCCTTGTGGCAACTCACGGTATAATGTCAATAATAGACAAAGCTACGGCAAGCGGAAATATAGCACTAGGATCATGGGCTTCTTTCTTATTTGCAATTATCGTAGTGATATATGCCCTTCTATTTACCAGAAATCTAATGGAGATAGCAAGGAAGAAATACGTAGCAGAGGAAGGGATTTACGCTGCCTAA
- a CDS encoding DsrE family protein has protein sequence MVKVLFLIYSKEMLESAITIALNSYKNKRYEDVKVIFLGEAVKNLITLSQEASTNLEELSMAGVIDSVCFYSADKAGIKDDIVDKGITLAPIGERMAKYINSGYTVLTF, from the coding sequence ATGGTTAAAGTTCTGTTCTTAATATATTCAAAGGAAATGCTGGAAAGTGCAATAACCATAGCCCTTAACTCATACAAGAACAAGAGATATGAAGACGTCAAAGTAATTTTCCTGGGAGAAGCGGTCAAGAATCTTATAACATTAAGTCAAGAGGCTTCCACAAACTTGGAGGAATTGTCTATGGCAGGCGTTATTGACTCAGTATGTTTTTACTCCGCAGATAAGGCAGGAATAAAGGACGATATTGTTGACAAGGGAATAACCTTAGCTCCTATAGGAGAAAGAATGGCTAAGTATATCAATTCTGGTTATACCGTATTAACTTTCTAG
- a CDS encoding tetratricopeptide repeat protein — protein MEKKLYNHTELKIQGALDLIHSGKIKEGIDMLIEVYKETNREDVLSFIMQYAPERLHEATGEEYAITSAMYFADNKRYNLCMKILEDLQDDLATEARINCFLKANEINLAWAEAQKLNDPSTRKVGEGIIYSWLGKKDEAEKLFREAMELNPKNQEALINLAVMEIERGNYKESLNLLNDVEVIPDEIALELCDKLNDGISLQKIGEKWKKIEPERVEASLCLSKAYDLQEDYGKALDLLKGIEDWRTYLFSGVIKEKKGDLEGAFQDLSKSEMLCRHSQSEVTFEIALVLQKMKKDKDALDKAREAMIKAKNSKNGLIQALSCALIYKITGKMECGKGIICSNFNLIKEKIGELNNLKC, from the coding sequence ATGGAAAAGAAACTTTACAACCACACTGAGCTGAAGATCCAGGGCGCCCTGGATCTAATTCACAGCGGAAAAATCAAGGAAGGAATTGATATGTTGATCGAAGTATACAAGGAAACTAACAGAGAAGATGTACTGAGTTTTATAATGCAGTATGCCCCTGAAAGGTTGCATGAAGCTACAGGAGAAGAGTACGCCATAACGTCTGCGATGTATTTTGCAGATAATAAAAGATACAATCTTTGTATGAAAATATTAGAAGATTTACAGGATGATTTAGCTACCGAAGCCAGAATTAACTGCTTCCTGAAGGCTAACGAAATCAACCTAGCATGGGCTGAGGCTCAGAAATTAAATGATCCTTCAACTAGAAAGGTTGGCGAAGGCATAATTTATTCTTGGTTGGGAAAGAAGGATGAGGCTGAAAAACTTTTTCGTGAAGCTATGGAACTCAACCCAAAGAATCAAGAGGCTTTAATCAACTTGGCTGTGATGGAAATAGAAAGGGGCAATTATAAAGAAAGTCTGAATTTATTGAATGATGTTGAGGTTATTCCCGACGAGATTGCTCTGGAACTTTGTGACAAATTAAATGATGGCATTTCCTTACAAAAAATAGGTGAAAAATGGAAAAAAATTGAACCTGAAAGAGTTGAAGCTAGCCTCTGTTTAAGCAAAGCCTACGACTTGCAGGAAGATTACGGCAAAGCTTTAGATTTATTGAAAGGAATTGAAGATTGGAGAACTTACCTCTTCAGTGGAGTAATAAAGGAAAAAAAGGGAGATTTGGAAGGAGCTTTTCAAGATCTCTCTAAATCAGAAATGTTATGTAGACATAGCCAATCTGAAGTCACTTTCGAGATAGCTTTAGTTTTACAAAAAATGAAAAAAGATAAAGATGCGTTGGATAAGGCTAGGGAAGCAATGATAAAGGCTAAGAATTCTAAGAACGGCTTAATTCAGGCTTTGTCTTGTGCTCTAATATACAAAATCACAGGTAAAATGGAATGCGGAAAGGGAATCATATGTTCCAATTTTAACCTAATAAAAGAGAAAATAGGAGAATTAAACAACTTAAAATGTTAA
- a CDS encoding helicase-related protein translates to MKDLLSLFYEEYSPSSSENYLIVAPTGSGKTHLAKSLLLSRDKIVVYVSPLKALSREVYFDIKDKRKGVFYADSEAYENDLRNFSGEVLLATYEKFDSAIRHRYKWLSEVNMVIIDEIHNVEGDRGIPIESIVAWAKSNSVSTVSLSATLPNLKEYSSWLKAKVIEVKKRAVPLHECVAYPYVLRCFDNGFDAELDVPNLNNSKLGVLIGVLSYVTGVLNKNCLVFVKSRASTEQLKSTLLKFGIKAEAYHSGLKFDVKKKVMDDFKEGKVNVLISTTALGQGVNLPVYSTIFYDTVLPVVDDKGNFTGWRDLDPMEFRQIAGRAGRPSFDKEGMAVIVTDTLTKAEKFWEKFFLSKVKDSSKKGKTENLILGIISWKKQAIEEEISQILNESLKFREESRKVHEYIEKLLTMNLIVKENDKFELSQLGVAVSLSYIDVDSIRGLDLEGKEDIAVTIANSPDVLSSLRGCKEGEKLLREWTSGNSIDNICAKLSAKDVEEVISNARWISFAYFRVLKALNNPRYVDVLRFYVSVKNGVPYQYRKIVELGIDRGTAMEMVTKSNCVDDVDVCIMMGSPSFKGMMINKGYTDLCKKLYSNDPVVFDMMRCIELYRGKVVKKSEILRKFGSDTYEELLRRGYITELGKEMSEIHEIRRNDKKDEQREGKEG, encoded by the coding sequence GTGAAAGATTTACTTTCACTGTTTTATGAAGAATATTCTCCTTCTTCCAGTGAGAATTATCTAATTGTAGCACCAACCGGTTCCGGTAAGACTCACTTGGCCAAAAGTCTTCTTCTCTCAAGGGATAAGATCGTGGTTTACGTTTCACCGTTAAAGGCATTGTCTAGAGAGGTCTATTTTGATATTAAGGACAAAAGGAAGGGAGTATTTTACGCTGATTCTGAAGCTTATGAGAATGATCTGAGAAACTTTTCAGGAGAAGTATTACTAGCAACGTATGAGAAGTTTGACAGTGCAATCAGGCACAGATACAAGTGGCTAAGCGAAGTTAATATGGTAATTATAGATGAGATACATAACGTGGAAGGAGACAGGGGTATCCCAATAGAGAGCATAGTTGCTTGGGCTAAATCCAACAGTGTTTCTACAGTATCTCTTAGTGCTACATTACCTAACCTTAAGGAATACTCCTCTTGGTTAAAGGCTAAGGTTATAGAGGTTAAGAAGAGAGCTGTGCCCTTACATGAATGCGTTGCTTATCCTTATGTTTTACGTTGTTTCGACAATGGATTTGACGCTGAACTCGATGTGCCTAATCTCAATAACTCCAAGTTGGGTGTCCTCATTGGAGTTCTCTCGTATGTTACTGGAGTACTGAACAAGAACTGTCTAGTCTTCGTTAAAAGTAGAGCATCTACAGAACAGTTGAAGTCGACCCTATTAAAGTTCGGAATAAAGGCAGAGGCATATCACAGCGGGTTGAAATTCGACGTGAAAAAGAAAGTTATGGATGACTTCAAGGAGGGAAAGGTAAACGTTTTAATCTCTACCACAGCCCTAGGTCAAGGAGTAAACCTCCCAGTTTATTCTACGATCTTTTACGACACTGTACTCCCAGTCGTGGATGATAAAGGGAACTTTACTGGGTGGCGGGATCTTGACCCTATGGAGTTCAGACAAATAGCAGGAAGAGCTGGAAGGCCTTCCTTCGACAAGGAAGGAATGGCTGTTATCGTTACTGATACGCTAACGAAAGCTGAAAAGTTCTGGGAAAAGTTTTTCCTCTCTAAGGTAAAAGACAGCTCAAAGAAAGGAAAAACAGAAAATCTCATCTTAGGAATAATATCATGGAAAAAGCAAGCCATTGAGGAGGAGATCTCTCAGATCCTTAATGAAAGCCTAAAATTTAGAGAAGAATCAAGGAAGGTCCATGAATATATAGAAAAGTTACTCACAATGAATTTGATAGTCAAGGAGAACGATAAATTCGAGTTGAGTCAGCTTGGAGTTGCCGTATCTTTAAGTTACATAGACGTTGATTCCATAAGAGGACTAGACTTAGAAGGTAAGGAAGACATAGCAGTAACTATTGCGAACTCACCTGACGTGTTATCCTCCCTGAGAGGTTGCAAAGAGGGGGAGAAGCTGCTTAGAGAATGGACCTCAGGTAATTCCATAGACAACATCTGCGCTAAACTTAGCGCTAAGGACGTCGAAGAGGTCATTTCGAACGCTAGATGGATCTCTTTTGCTTATTTTAGGGTGCTTAAGGCTCTCAATAATCCCCGTTACGTTGACGTGTTGAGGTTTTACGTCTCAGTAAAGAACGGAGTTCCTTATCAATACAGGAAAATAGTTGAACTAGGTATAGATAGGGGGACTGCGATGGAAATGGTAACAAAGTCTAACTGCGTAGATGATGTTGATGTATGCATTATGATGGGTTCACCTTCTTTTAAAGGCATGATGATAAACAAAGGTTACACTGATTTATGCAAGAAACTCTACAGTAACGATCCTGTAGTTTTCGATATGATGAGATGTATTGAACTGTACAGAGGAAAAGTTGTGAAGAAATCAGAAATATTGAGAAAGTTCGGATCAGACACTTACGAGGAATTGCTAAGAAGAGGATATATCACTGAATTGGGAAAGGAAATGAGTGAGATTCATGAAATCAGAAGAAATGACAAGAAAGACGAACAGCGTGAAGGGAAAGAAGGGTAA
- a CDS encoding MFS transporter, with translation MQSKWLALTNTSIAIFMAFANYNMIIIALPAIFSGLNFNPENPSALAYLIWLILGYMVITSTLVVTFGRISDTFGRAKLYTLGFVIFTVASALLASVTATGNQGILELIVFRLLQGVGGGFLMVNSSAVLTDYFPRNELGKALGLNQIAGLIGGIVGLILGGVLSAIDWRFIFLVNVPVGIVGSIWSYLTLKDVGTKNTQKIHVLDNALFGGFLTLLLISATYMLVPYDGSQFGFTNPIVIIGLPVSLVLLGLFLYEERKIPNPMFNLKLFRSRLFSTSISANMIASLVRQGITIMLILLLEGIWLPLHGYSFSSVPFWAGIYLIPNLLGYAVFGPLSGYLSDKFGTTKFEGIGMLVTAIGLFMLYVMPYDFNYLYFASAIFIIGAGMGIFTSPNTADIMRAVSPQERGVASGMRAALGNTASTLSVSVYFIIIISGMAVALPSSLARVGITFNLPAAVALFSALLGYDPLSPFATQLSPTLASKVIQPSFFANAIAPAFIQGFDEVILISLIATIIAGLISVIGGRSGKLGIGSKRVQGSKETVAKRS, from the coding sequence ATGCAGTCCAAGTGGCTAGCGTTAACTAATACGTCAATAGCAATATTCATGGCCTTCGCTAATTATAACATGATAATAATAGCGTTACCGGCGATTTTTTCTGGCCTTAATTTCAATCCTGAAAACCCGTCTGCGTTGGCGTATTTGATATGGCTAATCCTCGGTTATATGGTCATCACTTCAACTTTAGTGGTAACCTTCGGTAGAATATCTGACACATTTGGTAGGGCAAAACTTTACACTTTGGGTTTCGTCATATTCACAGTAGCTTCAGCTCTATTAGCTTCTGTAACTGCAACGGGAAACCAAGGCATACTAGAACTTATAGTCTTTAGACTTTTACAAGGTGTAGGAGGAGGCTTTCTTATGGTAAATAGCTCTGCAGTTCTAACTGATTACTTCCCAAGAAATGAACTAGGAAAAGCATTGGGATTAAATCAAATTGCGGGGCTGATAGGAGGAATCGTTGGGCTCATACTGGGTGGAGTCTTATCTGCAATAGACTGGAGGTTTATATTCCTTGTTAATGTACCAGTAGGTATAGTTGGATCCATATGGTCTTACCTAACGTTGAAAGACGTAGGAACTAAGAACACACAGAAGATACATGTACTCGATAACGCGTTGTTCGGAGGATTTCTCACATTGCTACTTATCTCAGCTACTTATATGCTAGTTCCATATGACGGGTCTCAGTTTGGCTTCACAAATCCTATAGTGATAATTGGTCTGCCAGTCTCTTTGGTATTATTAGGATTATTCCTTTATGAAGAAAGAAAAATACCTAACCCAATGTTCAACTTGAAGCTGTTTAGATCTAGGCTATTTTCAACTTCCATTAGTGCAAACATGATAGCGTCTCTGGTTAGACAAGGAATAACTATAATGCTCATTCTTCTGTTGGAAGGTATATGGCTTCCCCTTCATGGTTATTCATTCTCCTCCGTACCTTTCTGGGCTGGAATTTATCTGATACCTAACTTATTGGGCTACGCAGTATTTGGACCTTTAAGTGGGTATCTATCAGACAAGTTTGGTACCACTAAGTTTGAAGGAATAGGAATGTTAGTCACTGCAATAGGTCTATTCATGCTTTACGTTATGCCCTACGATTTTAATTACTTGTACTTCGCCTCGGCTATATTCATAATCGGAGCTGGAATGGGAATATTCACATCGCCTAATACAGCAGACATAATGAGAGCGGTTAGCCCTCAAGAGAGAGGAGTTGCCTCTGGAATGAGAGCAGCTCTTGGTAATACAGCATCTACTCTTAGTGTAAGCGTGTATTTCATTATAATAATAAGCGGAATGGCTGTCGCGTTACCATCTTCCTTAGCTAGAGTAGGAATAACATTTAACTTGCCTGCAGCTGTAGCTTTGTTCTCTGCTCTACTAGGATATGATCCATTATCTCCATTTGCAACACAATTGTCTCCTACGCTAGCTTCGAAAGTAATACAGCCAAGCTTCTTTGCTAACGCTATAGCCCCTGCGTTTATACAAGGATTTGATGAAGTAATATTAATATCTCTCATTGCTACGATAATAGCAGGTTTAATATCAGTAATCGGTGGTAGGAGTGGAAAATTGGGAATTGGTTCTAAAAGGGTTCAAGGATCTAAGGAGACTGTTGCAAAGAGAAGCTGA
- a CDS encoding MarR family transcriptional regulator: MENWELVLKGFKDLRRLLQREAEQLGVSVTEVQILYQVADGPKKMGEIADMVGISKSSTTELIDKMEAKGLLERSRGEDKRIVYVKITEKGSNTLNQTRIRYKYLIERVLKEVNEDEVIKFFQTVEEILNSTSHETSS, encoded by the coding sequence GTGGAAAATTGGGAATTGGTTCTAAAAGGGTTCAAGGATCTAAGGAGACTGTTGCAAAGAGAAGCTGAGCAGCTTGGCGTGAGCGTAACTGAGGTACAGATACTCTATCAAGTCGCTGATGGGCCAAAAAAGATGGGAGAAATCGCAGACATGGTAGGGATAAGTAAATCCTCTACAACTGAGCTCATAGATAAAATGGAAGCTAAAGGTTTGTTGGAGAGAAGCAGAGGAGAGGACAAAAGAATCGTATACGTGAAAATAACGGAGAAGGGATCAAATACATTGAATCAGACTAGAATAAGGTATAAATACCTTATTGAACGAGTTTTAAAAGAAGTTAATGAAGATGAAGTGATAAAGTTCTTCCAGACAGTGGAGGAAATTCTTAACTCCACCTCACATGAAACTTCAAGTTAG